Proteins encoded within one genomic window of Sphingomonas sp. KRR8:
- a CDS encoding lysophospholipid acyltransferase family protein, producing the protein MLALLGICVIAHLIVRGWRVSPWPRRLLRGIAWLAGARVTTLGAPAEEHSLLIANHVSWLDIPMLAGATGCAFVAKDDLRNHPLMHWLCVENGTVFVDRGDRNGIRDQAATMREALETGRPLTLFPEGTVGDGGTLLPFRPALLSAFAPTPEHIPVRPVAIDYGSAARDYGWPDGESGVANFLRLLGRKGHVPVTLHLLDPLPPSNDRKQLARAAHDAIAAALAPSGVAPAAV; encoded by the coding sequence ATGCTCGCCTTGCTTGGCATTTGCGTGATCGCCCATCTGATCGTCCGCGGGTGGAGAGTGTCCCCTTGGCCCCGGCGCCTGTTACGCGGAATCGCCTGGCTTGCCGGAGCGCGGGTGACCACTCTTGGCGCACCAGCCGAAGAGCACAGCCTGCTGATCGCCAATCATGTGAGCTGGCTCGATATCCCGATGCTCGCCGGCGCGACCGGCTGCGCGTTCGTTGCCAAGGATGATCTTCGCAATCATCCGCTGATGCACTGGCTTTGCGTGGAGAATGGCACGGTGTTCGTCGATCGTGGCGACCGCAACGGCATTCGGGACCAGGCGGCGACCATGCGCGAGGCGCTCGAGACCGGGCGACCGCTCACCTTGTTTCCAGAAGGCACGGTCGGCGACGGCGGCACGCTGCTGCCGTTTCGTCCTGCCCTGCTCAGCGCATTCGCTCCGACGCCCGAGCACATTCCGGTGCGGCCGGTCGCCATCGATTACGGTAGCGCCGCCCGCGATTATGGCTGGCCCGATGGCGAGAGCGGCGTCGCGAACTTCCTCCGCCTGCTCGGCAGGAAGGGGCACGTCCCCGTGACCCTGCACCTGCTTGATCCCCTGCCCCCAAGCAACGACCGCAAGCAGCTCGCCCGCGCCGCGCACGATGCGATTGCCGCCGCGCTGGCTCCTAGCGGCGTCGCTCCGGCTGCCGTATAG
- a CDS encoding Fur family transcriptional regulator, with protein MHRMIDIEALCAEKGLRITEQRRTIARVISEAEDHPDVETLHGRASAVDANISIATVYRTVRLFEEAGILERHEFGDGRSRYEAVTEEHHDHLIDVESGKVIEFHDEELEFHKRRVAEKLGFRLVDHRMELYGVPLDRDH; from the coding sequence ATGCACCGAATGATCGACATCGAGGCGCTCTGCGCGGAAAAGGGTCTGCGCATCACCGAGCAGCGCCGGACCATCGCGCGCGTGATCTCCGAGGCGGAGGACCACCCTGACGTCGAGACGCTGCACGGCCGTGCGTCCGCAGTCGACGCGAACATCTCGATCGCCACTGTCTACCGCACCGTGCGCCTGTTCGAGGAGGCCGGCATCCTCGAGCGGCATGAGTTCGGGGACGGCCGCTCACGCTATGAAGCCGTCACGGAAGAGCATCACGATCACCTGATCGACGTCGAGAGCGGCAAGGTGATCGAATTCCATGACGAGGAACTTGAGTTCCACAAACGACGGGTGGCCGAGAAGCTTGGCTTCCGCCTAGTCGACCACCGGATGGAGCTATACGGCGTCCCCCTCGACCGCGACCACTAG
- a CDS encoding MucR family transcriptional regulator, with amino-acid sequence MNDNDVGQDTLITLTADIVAAHVSNNSVAVNDLPQLIQNVHGALSGLGGQPAVPEAKPEPKVPIRSSVKPDFIVCLEDGKKLKMLKRHLMTHYNMTPDQYRQKWGLAGDYPMVAPNYAEQRRTLAKSIGLGTKRKRTARAK; translated from the coding sequence ATGAATGATAATGACGTCGGTCAGGACACACTGATCACATTGACCGCCGACATCGTCGCCGCGCACGTCAGCAACAATAGTGTCGCGGTCAACGACCTGCCCCAGCTCATTCAGAATGTTCACGGTGCATTGAGCGGTCTTGGCGGGCAACCCGCGGTACCTGAAGCGAAACCTGAACCCAAGGTTCCGATCCGTTCTTCGGTCAAGCCCGACTTCATCGTCTGCCTGGAAGACGGCAAGAAACTGAAGATGCTGAAGCGGCATCTGATGACCCACTACAACATGACTCCCGATCAATATCGGCAGAAGTGGGGTCTTGCGGGCGACTACCCGATGGTCGCACCGAATTACGCGGAGCAGCGCCGGACGCTTGCCAAGTCGATCGGGCTCGGCACCAAGCGCAAGCGCACCGCTCGGGCCAAGTAA
- a CDS encoding GNAT family N-acetyltransferase encodes MSRTSSTAITLRPAGGGELDQVMRIMGEAFDPCFGEAWTRAQCAGILPMHGVAMTLAFSSETPVGFSLVRAVAGESELLLLAVSPEWRGRGVGTALVDGFIAHGRAVGAHHLHLEVRDGNSAVGLYRRAGFRIVGRRSKYYRGLDGQQFDALTMALES; translated from the coding sequence ATGAGCCGGACCAGCTCAACGGCGATCACCCTGCGGCCCGCCGGTGGTGGCGAGCTCGACCAGGTCATGCGCATCATGGGCGAGGCCTTCGATCCCTGCTTCGGCGAGGCATGGACCCGCGCGCAATGCGCCGGAATCCTGCCAATGCACGGAGTGGCCATGACGCTTGCGTTCAGCAGCGAAACGCCGGTCGGTTTCAGCCTTGTGCGGGCAGTCGCGGGCGAGTCGGAATTGCTTCTGCTCGCCGTGTCCCCTGAGTGGCGCGGACGCGGCGTCGGTACCGCCCTCGTCGACGGTTTCATCGCGCACGGCCGGGCAGTGGGAGCGCACCACCTTCATCTGGAGGTTCGCGACGGCAATAGTGCCGTGGGACTATACCGACGGGCTGGATTTCGGATCGTCGGCCGCAGAAGCAAATATTATCGCGGGCTCGATGGTCAACAGTTCGACGCCTTGACCATGGCGCTAGAATCCTAG
- the tsaB gene encoding tRNA (adenosine(37)-N6)-threonylcarbamoyltransferase complex dimerization subunit type 1 TsaB: MILALDTSTAACTAALFKADGALLARADQVIGRGHAERLVPMIGDLLAGRQPDRVLVGCGPGSFTGLRVAIAAAHGMAIGWGAPLRGFNSLALLAAGAPGDGPVAVAVTGGHGELFVQQFTRGGLLAADGPLLNLRPEQAAAEISAPLVVGSGAEALIAARGRGDALDLLPAAADALELPPALTSLDPRPIYARAPDARPKAA, from the coding sequence ATGATCCTCGCGCTCGACACCTCTACCGCGGCCTGCACCGCGGCCTTGTTCAAGGCGGATGGTGCGCTTCTGGCGCGCGCGGACCAGGTGATCGGGCGCGGTCATGCCGAACGGCTTGTGCCGATGATCGGCGACCTGCTTGCTGGCCGCCAGCCTGACCGGGTTCTGGTTGGGTGCGGTCCCGGCAGCTTCACGGGGCTGCGCGTCGCCATTGCCGCGGCGCACGGAATGGCGATCGGCTGGGGCGCCCCCTTGCGCGGTTTCAACTCGCTGGCGCTGCTGGCGGCCGGAGCACCAGGCGACGGTCCGGTCGCGGTGGCGGTGACTGGCGGCCATGGCGAACTGTTCGTTCAGCAGTTTACCCGGGGCGGCCTGCTGGCCGCCGACGGGCCGTTGCTCAACCTCCGGCCCGAGCAAGCAGCGGCGGAGATCAGCGCTCCGTTGGTTGTCGGATCGGGCGCCGAAGCGCTGATTGCGGCGCGCGGCCGGGGCGACGCTCTCGATCTGCTGCCTGCCGCGGCCGACGCCCTGGAGCTTCCACCCGCGCTGACCAGTCTCGATCCTCGGCCAATCTATGCCCGCGCGCCCGATGCGCGCCCCAAGGCGGCATGA
- a CDS encoding NifU family protein produces the protein MLIETEPTPNPATKKFLPGVPVMEAGSRDFPDADSATASPLAEALFRTGEVEGVFFGRDFVSVTAVPDVDWAGLELDVLQVMLDHFSSGAPLFKPGSAAGIHIAADETVVEEDPADADIVAQIHELLETRVRPAVAQDGGDIVYRGYREGKLYLAMQGACAGCPSSAVTLKRGVENLIRHYVPEVETVEAV, from the coding sequence ATGCTGATCGAAACCGAACCGACGCCCAATCCGGCAACCAAGAAGTTCCTTCCGGGCGTGCCGGTGATGGAAGCGGGCAGCCGGGACTTTCCCGACGCCGACAGCGCCACCGCCTCACCGCTCGCCGAGGCGTTGTTTCGCACGGGCGAGGTGGAAGGCGTGTTCTTTGGCCGCGACTTCGTCTCCGTGACTGCGGTCCCGGACGTCGACTGGGCTGGGCTCGAACTCGATGTGCTACAGGTAATGCTGGATCACTTTTCCAGCGGTGCTCCATTGTTCAAGCCTGGCAGCGCTGCCGGCATCCACATCGCCGCCGATGAGACGGTCGTGGAGGAGGATCCCGCTGACGCGGACATCGTAGCCCAAATCCATGAGCTGCTCGAGACACGTGTCCGTCCGGCCGTCGCGCAGGATGGCGGTGACATCGTCTATCGCGGTTATCGGGAGGGCAAGCTTTACCTCGCGATGCAGGGTGCCTGCGCCGGTTGCCCTTCGTCCGCGGTCACACTCAAGCGCGGAGTGGAGAACCTCATTCGCCACTACGTCCCAGAGGTCGAGACGGTCGAAGCCGTCTGA
- a CDS encoding cytochrome b/b6 domain-containing protein yields MTEPAAAGATADATLAVPVWDLPVRLVHWSLVTLIAFSWWSAEYHHLEWHLWSGFGVLFLLSFRLMWGLIGSSTARFSSFVRGPRGVIGYLRKAHSWDRIGHTPLGALSVVALLGLIGAQLYFGLITTDEDGIVAGPLNRSVDFETGELARTIHHQLFNVLLGFIVLHVGAILFYRLVRGKDLIGAMVRGKGRAPGGAAQFVPASPARLVVALAFAAGVTAWVIMGAPPFHS; encoded by the coding sequence ATGACTGAGCCGGCGGCCGCCGGGGCGACGGCGGATGCGACCCTTGCGGTGCCGGTGTGGGACCTGCCCGTGCGGCTGGTTCACTGGAGCCTGGTCACCCTGATCGCTTTTTCCTGGTGGTCCGCTGAATATCATCACCTCGAATGGCACCTGTGGAGCGGGTTCGGCGTGCTTTTCCTGCTGAGCTTCCGCCTGATGTGGGGGCTGATCGGCAGCTCCACCGCTCGCTTCTCAAGCTTCGTGCGCGGTCCTCGCGGCGTCATCGGCTATTTGCGCAAGGCGCATAGCTGGGACCGGATCGGGCACACGCCGCTCGGCGCGCTGAGCGTCGTGGCACTGCTCGGCCTTATTGGAGCTCAGCTCTATTTCGGGCTGATCACCACCGACGAGGACGGGATCGTCGCCGGACCCCTGAACCGGTCGGTCGACTTCGAGACGGGCGAACTCGCTCGCACGATCCACCACCAGTTGTTCAACGTGCTGCTCGGCTTCATCGTCCTGCACGTCGGGGCCATCCTGTTCTACCGCCTGGTGCGCGGCAAGGACCTGATCGGAGCCATGGTGCGCGGCAAGGGTCGAGCCCCGGGCGGTGCGGCCCAATTCGTCCCCGCTTCTCCCGCCCGTCTGGTCGTCGCCCTGGCATTCGCCGCCGGGGTGACGGCCTGGGTCATCATGGGTGCACCGCCGTTTCACTCTTGA
- a CDS encoding cytochrome c — MKILLGLTALATVAAAAPLTKDRALGIMHQRHETMEQIGRSMRAAKQGIEANNVAQVRTAAATINKLAAQSAPLFPAGTGPEVGKTHAKADIWAQPQAFGEAMQNLRTAAAAFDRAARGSDVAAMKAAQGNLGKTCSSCHDRFRAKDD, encoded by the coding sequence ATGAAGATATTGCTTGGCCTGACTGCACTGGCGACCGTTGCCGCCGCCGCGCCGCTGACCAAGGATCGCGCGTTGGGAATCATGCACCAACGGCATGAGACCATGGAGCAGATCGGCCGGTCCATGCGCGCCGCCAAGCAGGGCATCGAAGCCAATAACGTGGCGCAGGTCCGGACCGCTGCCGCGACCATTAACAAGCTTGCGGCGCAGAGCGCTCCGCTGTTCCCGGCCGGCACTGGTCCCGAGGTCGGGAAGACCCACGCCAAGGCCGACATCTGGGCGCAGCCGCAGGCGTTCGGCGAGGCCATGCAGAACCTCCGGACGGCCGCTGCGGCGTTCGACCGCGCTGCCCGAGGCTCCGACGTCGCAGCGATGAAAGCCGCGCAGGGCAACTTGGGAAAGACCTGCAGCAGCTGCCACGACCGGTTCCGCGCCAAGGATGACTGA